CCGCAGCTCGAGACATCACGGAGCGCAAGCAGGCAGAGAAGCAAATTCTCAAGCTGGCTTTGCATGACTCATTGACACTGTTGCCCAATCGTCATCTATTAAACGAACGATTGGGCCAAACCATATCCTTCAGCAAACGGAGTGGTCGTTACAGCACATTAATGTTCCTGGATTTGGATAATTTCAAAACCTTAAATGATACGCATGGGCATCACGTGGGCGATTTACTGTTGATCGAAGTAGCGCGCCGTATTTGCAGTTGTGTCCGGGAGGCAGACACCGTGGCGCGTTTCGGCGGCGATGAGTTTGTGGTGTTACTGAATGAGCTGGATAAGGACAAAACCGAAGCCACAACACAGGCCGGGATCGTCGCTGAAAAAATCCGCGTCGCCCTGAGTAGCCCCTATGTGCTGAAAGTGACGCAAGAGGGGGAAAATGAGACAACCATTGAACATCATTGTACCGCCAGTATTGGTGTTGTCGTCTTCCTTTACCAGGACGGAAGTCAAGAGGACATCATGAAGTGGGCTGATGCGGCGATGTATCAAGCCAAAGGGTCCGGCCGCAATTTGATTCGGTTTTACGATCCGAAAGAGTAAGGGGCCAAGGAAAGATGAATCCAATCTCTTCGCGCTACACTAGCCCGGATATTTCACGAGTTGATCGGGTGAGTAAGTATAAAAGTAAAAGTTTGATGTCAACGGTACAAACTGTACTTTCTGGAAAGGCAACGTATTACTCAATAAATCTCTTCAATCCAAGAAGTTATGCAACTATATCCATTTTACTCATGACATCGGGCTAGAACTGACCAGGAAATATGTAGTTGTTCCGGGATAGTGTGGCTAAAGAATTTTCCGCCCTTGAATGATGCGGACCAGCACCATGATGATAGCGATCACGAGCAGAATATGGATCAGGCCGCCCATGGTATGCGAAGTTACAAAACCCAACAACCACAGCACGATCATGACCACAGAAATTGTCCACAGCATAACATCCTCCTTATGAAGCGGCGGTTGGCTGTGCGAATTGCCTCCACCGTTTCACTGCTTGGTTAACACATGTATCAGAAGCGGCAGCTATTTTACCAGCTGGTCATTCTCCACCCCTTTTGTTGCCTCACATCAGCGCTTCTTCTTTCCCACAATCAGCAACATGATGCCGCCCACGAGGGAAATACCACCGACGATAGGCGAAAGCGGAATTGTTCTCGTATTCTCAGCCGTCATGTGGATGGGGCCGAGATCGAGAACTTTGTCTCTGGTCGTAAAGCTAAAGCCCTGATATGCGAAGGCGAAGATTCCGATCACGATAAGGATGATACCTGTCAACGTGTAAGTTTTCATTTTACTCCTTTAATAATCTTTTCATGAAAGACCCCGTTTCGGCTTTAATTTTTTACTGTTGTCACGGTGGATTTTCCAGCACTTAACTGCCATGTCAACCCGGTCTCGGAATCCTCTATTCGATCCAGCGATGGCCGCTCTGTTTGCTGGAAATGATCCCACGGGCCTATTTCAAGATCAGATCATTTTTTACGGATATGACCCCGGTGACGCCGCGCGCAACTTCGACCGCTTTGTCAATATCGACCTGATATTTGACGAAGCCACTCAACTGAACTACGCCCTTGAAGGTTTCGACGTTGATCTCGCTTGATTTCAGAGAAGCCTCGGTGAAAATTTCTGCCTTGACCTTGGTGGTGATTACGGAGTCGTCTATATACTCTCCGGTGCCCTCCTTCGTGGCTGTTGATGCGCAGCCCAGCGCGGAAAGCAGCAGAAAGACGAGCAACAGGTTAGTGAACAATCTGAATGTTTTCATGGTGATTCTCCTTTTGAGTAATGATGATTAATTGTGTTCTGGTTGTCATTTTTTTGCGTGGTTTCCTGGTGACAGGCGGACTGTGAGTCCAACGGTCTATTTGGTCCTGGGCGCCGCGATGGTCATGTTGTTGGCCACACTTTGCACGCCGTTAACATCCTGGACGTATTTGGTGACCAGATCCTTCTCTGCCGCGACCCTTGCCTCGCCGCCCAACGATACCCTGCCGTTTTTCGTCTCGACACTGGTGTTGATAGCGCTGGTCGAGCGATGATACAGTAAAGTCATTTTGACCAGGGCGGTGATTGATGCGTCATCAACTGATTCGCTTACGGCATCCAATTTTTCGCCCATGGTTTTTTCGTTCGGTTTTCCGGTTTTCTCTGGTAGAGACATTTTGTTATTTACAGCTTTAACCCCTTCGACATCCGAGGCGTATTCTGTTGCCAGGGCTTTCTGCGCCTGGCTCGTTGCCTCGCCTTGCAGAATAACTACTCCATCATTGGTGGTAACTTCGGTCATGACACTGACGTTCCTATGGAACAGCAGCGCGGTCTTCACTTTGGTAGTGAGCCAGGCATCCGATTTTTCGGCAGGGGGGTCATTGAATTTCAGCCGGTTGTCCAGGCTTTTGACCCCGGGCAGATTCGCCACGGTCTCCTGTGCCAACAATTTATGGGACTCATCGGCGACAGTCCCTGTCAAGGTGACAAGGCCATCCTTGGACTCGATTTGAATGGAATCGTCCTTGAGGTATCTCTTGAACACATATGATTTTTGGGCGGCTGATTCGATACGCGTATCCGTTTCGTTCGCGGCTGCATGAACACTACCGACAGGCCCCACGGTCATCAGTAGAGCAACTATCATAAATGACGCACGACACATTGTTTTCATTGATTTGATCCTTTGTTGTGATTGTTTTTTTTGTTGTATTTTAGGCTGTGGTCTTGAAACTCGAGGAGGGCGGGAGTAACGCCTTGAAAAATCTTACCCCTCTGCAGCCTTTTCCATATGGCTCTCGTCAGGCTGCCTCATATGCAAGATGACTGGAATCATTACCAAGGAGTAATAGCAAGAGGCATGCCGCAGGCGAATGCGGGCGAGATAATGCCGGCAAGGCCTTTAGTAGCAATGGGAAAAGATGAAGCAGGGAAAACGGAAGAGAAGGCTGGCAGGATCTGCCAGGCCTCAGAATGTGGCGGAACCGCAACATTCTGAGGGTAGTTGCTGGCTAGTGTCCGGTCTAATAAGTGAGGTTTTTTATTGAAGAAGTCGCTCATGAAAATCGTTATGATTCGTGCTGAACTGACAGGGTAATTGTAATTGTCGTGGATTGATTTAAGTTTTAGGTGTTGCCAGGTGCACAATTTTCTTGCCAGTTTGGCTGTTCCTGTACTAATCTCAATTGGCCGCGCGGTTAATTCGATGCCGCAGAATTTAGTTCCCGATACAGGATTATTGCGGGAAAGAGTTCGTTTTCTCAACATTAAAAACTGGAGCTATTTGATGAAAAAGAATTTTGTGCTGGACACAAACGTGCTGCTTCATAATTCTGAAGCGGTGAGTTCCTTTACCGACAATGTTGTGGTGCTGCCGATGACGGTTATTGAAGAGCTTGATAAATTTAAATCCAGGAATGACGAACTTGGCAGAAATGCCAGAAAGGTCGTTCGGGAACTGGATGCGCTGAGGTCAAAAGGCAGGCTCAGTGAGGGCGTTGAAATGGAAAACGGCGGGATGCTGCGAATTGTCGCCGAGCATGAGAAAAATCTCGTTAATCCCGGATTGGATTTGAGTGTCGCAGACAACCGGATTCTTACGGTTGCGTACACGCTTTTTCAAAAGAAGCAGCCGGTTATTTTTGTCTCAAAAGATATCAACGCCAGGCTCAAGGCAGATGCGCTGGGAATCGCGGCGCAGGATTTTGAAAAACAGAAGGTCAATTTTGATGAGTTGTTTACCGGCAACTGCGAGGTTGTTGTTCCGGGCTCGCTGATTGATGAATTTTATAAGAAAGAGGAAATCGTTCTCGAAGGCAGGGAGTTTATGCCCAATGAGTTTGTCATGCTCATTGACGAAGCAGATGAGAAGCACACCGCCCTGGCAAAAACGAAAACCAAAGGGACACTCGTACACCTGAATGACAAACTTGAAGAGGTGTGGAAGCTTCGTCCCAGGAGCCGGGAGCAACGCATGGCCCTTGAACTCCTGATGGACCCGAAAATAGAATTGATGACCATGGTTGGTCAGGCCGGCACCGGCAAGACCCTTCTTGCTCTGGCCGCAGGCCTTGATTCGACCTTGCGGCTGAAGCGTTATGACAAGATTCTTGTTTCAAGGCCGATTATCCCGTTGGGCAAGGACCTCGGGTACATGCCCGGAGGAAAGGATGAAAAACTGGCCCACTGGATGCAGCCGATATTTGATAATCTTACCTATCTTATGAGTGACGGCCACGGTAAAGACAAGGAGCCGGAGGAAACCACCCGGCAGAAGATCGATAAACTCATGCAAAACAATATCCTGGAAATGGAAGCCCTCACCTATATCCGCGGGCGGTCGATCCCCGG
Above is a window of Pseudomonadota bacterium DNA encoding:
- a CDS encoding DUF3185 domain-containing protein, with product MKTYTLTGIILIVIGIFAFAYQGFSFTTRDKVLDLGPIHMTAENTRTIPLSPIVGGISLVGGIMLLIVGKKKR
- a CDS encoding lmo0937 family membrane protein — its product is MLWTISVVMIVLWLLGFVTSHTMGGLIHILLVIAIIMVLVRIIQGRKIL
- a CDS encoding PhoH family protein, coding for MKKNFVLDTNVLLHNSEAVSSFTDNVVVLPMTVIEELDKFKSRNDELGRNARKVVRELDALRSKGRLSEGVEMENGGMLRIVAEHEKNLVNPGLDLSVADNRILTVAYTLFQKKQPVIFVSKDINARLKADALGIAAQDFEKQKVNFDELFTGNCEVVVPGSLIDEFYKKEEIVLEGREFMPNEFVMLIDEADEKHTALAKTKTKGTLVHLNDKLEEVWKLRPRSREQRMALELLMDPKIELMTMVGQAGTGKTLLALAAGLDSTLRLKRYDKILVSRPIIPLGKDLGYMPGGKDEKLAHWMQPIFDNLTYLMSDGHGKDKEPEETTRQKIDKLMQNNILEMEALTYIRGRSIPGQYVIVDEAQNLTPHEVKTIISRAGEGTKMVLTGDPYQIDNPYLDSSSNGLAYAVERLKGLELHGHITLRKSERSNLAAVAADYL
- a CDS encoding BON domain-containing protein, with product MCRASFMIVALLMTVGPVGSVHAAANETDTRIESAAQKSYVFKRYLKDDSIQIESKDGLVTLTGTVADESHKLLAQETVANLPGVKSLDNRLKFNDPPAEKSDAWLTTKVKTALLFHRNVSVMTEVTTNDGVVILQGEATSQAQKALATEYASDVEGVKAVNNKMSLPEKTGKPNEKTMGEKLDAVSESVDDASITALVKMTLLYHRSTSAINTSVETKNGRVSLGGEARVAAEKDLVTKYVQDVNGVQSVANNMTIAAPRTK
- a CDS encoding BON domain-containing protein, coding for MKTFRLFTNLLLVFLLLSALGCASTATKEGTGEYIDDSVITTKVKAEIFTEASLKSSEINVETFKGVVQLSGFVKYQVDIDKAVEVARGVTGVISVKNDLILK